One segment of Meriones unguiculatus strain TT.TT164.6M chromosome 3, Bangor_MerUng_6.1, whole genome shotgun sequence DNA contains the following:
- the Il9 gene encoding interleukin-9, with protein MMVASLLAFALLFGSMLGQRCNTRLGVINTNFLIEKLKNDPPSKCSCSGNVTDCMCPSIPSDDCATPCFQEGLSQVINATQRTELLITFYQVKKTVETLKNSKCPLFSCEKPCNQTTAGNTLTFLKSLRKTFQKPQMGVPKK; from the exons ATGATGGTGGCATCCCTCCTTGCCTTCGCCCTGCTCTTCGGTTCCATGCTGGGCCAGAGATGCAATACCAGGTTGGGTGTCATAAATACCAATTTCCTCATCGAGAAGCTCAAG AACGACCCACCCTCAAAATGCAGCTGCAGTGGCAAT GTGACTGACTGCATGTGCCCTTCCATCCCGTCT GATGACTGTGCCACACCGTGCTTCCAGGAAGGACTGTCGCAGGTGATCAATGCCACACAGAGAACAGAACTCTTGATTACTTTCTATCAAGTGAAAAAGACGGTTGAAACCCTAAAGAATAGCAAGTGTCCG CTTTTTTCCTGTGAAAAGCCATGCAACCAGACCACAGCAGGCAACACACTGACATTTCTGAAGAGTCTCCGGAAGACATTCCAGAAGCCGCAGATGGGAGTGCCGAAAAAATGA